Below is a window of Leifsonia sp. NPDC080035 DNA.
TCGGAGGGCGCGCCCTCTCGCGTGATGATGGCCGCGTCGCCGTCCTCGTCGAGGCGGGCGCGCAGCGGGCGCCGGAAGGCTCGGGTCAGCACGAGCAGCGTGATGATGCCGATCGTCAGCCAGATGATGCCGTAGGTTAGCGCATCCAGGTGCAGGTTCGCCCAGAGCACGCCGGTGAGCAGCATCCCGATCGCCGGGAGCACGATGTTCCGGATGATCTGCGACGCACCGCGGACCTCGCGCCGACGCAGCGCGAAGTGGATGATGACCGTCGCGTTCACCACCGTGAACGCGATGAGGGCGCCGAAGTTGATCATCGACGAGACGAACTCGAGTGTGAACGCGGCCGCCAGCAGCGACACCGCCCCCACCAGGAGCACAGCCGTCGCCGGCGTGCGGAACCGCGGGTGGATGAACGAAAGGAAGCGGGAGACGCGGCCGTTTCCGTTGCGCGCCATCACGTAGATCATGCGCGAGACGCTCGCGTGCGATGCGAGGCTCGACGCCACCGCCGCCGCGACGGCGGCCGAGATGAACAGGATCTGGAAGAGCAGTCCGCCGGTCTTCAGCGCGATCTCGGGCAGGGTGTCGTCGGTGAAGTGGAAGCCGGCCATGCTCGGGAACCGCGACTGCGCGAACCAGGCCGCGATGAAGAAGATCGCGCCGCCGATCATGAGCGCGAGCACGATGGCCCTCGGCACCGTGCGGGCGTCCTTGGCCTCCTCGGTGTACATGGTGATCGCGTCGAACCCGATGAACGAGAAGCAGACGACGGTCGCGCCGCCGATCACGGCGCCGAGGTGCACACCGGAGTGGTAGAGCGGCTGCAGGCTGAACGGCGTGCCGTTGCCCGACCCCGAGTTCAGGGCCGTCCAGGTCAGGACCACGAAGACCGCAATCAGCACGATCTGGAAGACGACGAGGATGCCGTTCACGCGCGAGGTCGATGACATGCTGAACAGGTTCATGGCGGTGATGACGACCACGTAGCCGACCACCCAGATCCAGCCCGGCACCTGCGGGAAGAACGACTCCAGGTACAGCCGGACGATCAGCGCGTTCACGAGGGGCAGCAGCAGGTAGTCGAGCAGCGACGACCAGCCGACCAGGAAGCCGACGTTCGGGTGGATGGTCTCCGACGCGTACGTGTACGCGGATCCGGCGGACGGGAACACCCGGGTCATGCGCCCGTAGCTCACCGCGGTGAACACCATGGCGACGAGCGCGACGAGGTAGGCGGCCGGGACGACGCCGTTCGTCTCTCCCGTGACGATGCCGAACGTGTCGAACACGGTCATGGGCGTCATGTAGCCGAGGCCGAGGCCGACGATCGCCCACAGGCCGAGGGACCGTCGCAGTGACGTTGGTGCGGGGGTGGGGGACACGCGAGCTCCTTCGCTCTAGTCGGGGACGAGTCATACTAAGCCCCTCGAAGTGCGAAATCCGAATCGAACGCAACGGATTACATAGCAGATTCGAAAGATTCACGCCGGAATGAGTGTCGAATCGGCGCTTTGACCTCCGTATCCGGAAGTTGGGGCCCTCAACCCTTCGCGAGCCACTTCCGCAGCCGCGGCAGCGGCCAGGTCGTGACGATCCGCTCCGGCGGAACGCCGTTCGCGGCGGCCCGCGCGGCTCCGTAGGCCAGGAAGTCGAGCTGGCCAGGCGCGTGCGCGTCGGTGTCGATCGAGAACAGGCAGCCCG
It encodes the following:
- a CDS encoding APC family permease translates to MSPTPAPTSLRRSLGLWAIVGLGLGYMTPMTVFDTFGIVTGETNGVVPAAYLVALVAMVFTAVSYGRMTRVFPSAGSAYTYASETIHPNVGFLVGWSSLLDYLLLPLVNALIVRLYLESFFPQVPGWIWVVGYVVVITAMNLFSMSSTSRVNGILVVFQIVLIAVFVVLTWTALNSGSGNGTPFSLQPLYHSGVHLGAVIGGATVVCFSFIGFDAITMYTEEAKDARTVPRAIVLALMIGGAIFFIAAWFAQSRFPSMAGFHFTDDTLPEIALKTGGLLFQILFISAAVAAAVASSLASHASVSRMIYVMARNGNGRVSRFLSFIHPRFRTPATAVLLVGAVSLLAAAFTLEFVSSMINFGALIAFTVVNATVIIHFALRRREVRGASQIIRNIVLPAIGMLLTGVLWANLHLDALTYGIIWLTIGIITLLVLTRAFRRPLRARLDEDGDAAIITREGAPSEAR